A single Tuberibacillus sp. Marseille-P3662 DNA region contains:
- a CDS encoding peptidoglycan D,D-transpeptidase FtsI family protein, which yields MDQEKEKKRKKNRLPFRLNILFLVVFVAFSLLIMRLGVVQIVQGEDYVRELEATQTVTAKMDATRGTMYDTNGDLLVGNDGKPAIYFIRHPGTTQDKTLKLAQKLHEYIDPNQEMMDKITERDLKDYYILKHPEVKKEKLTTKEFNGDNAYDLILKRVKMKAVKQAISPEEKQLIAIKRQFDASSNLTPHIIKKGLTDQEQALVGAHLDEFNGTIKLSLASKRKYPNGKKFFFGNVNKIPEAEIDEYLAKGYNRNDYIGTSFLERQYEDILRGVPTKLVYTTKDNDPVGTPKRIEGRRGYDLQLTVNSKLQKKVEKIVKQQLQTARARSGNDELKSAYAVAMNPNTGAILSMAGWRYNKDEHKLVPHSIGTTTNGFEPGSAIKGATVSAGFQANALPGGSSHAFVEDQPIKVPGTNDFSSYTSGIASINTIGALEQSSNIYMGLIAANLAGFDYHDAGGVYDMTFHTGEKFKEAYNIMKDVYAQFGLGVQTGVDVPSEGTGYDGGLPTEAGSLLYYAIGQYDQYTPLQLAQYVSTIANDGYRMAPHFLKSVHMSNGQDGQLGKTLYSYEPQLMNKIKNSESDIKTVQKGLWQVTHGSHGTGNDLGASKYAKYRIAAKTGTAQVGQPGDGLYNLTLAGYAPYNDPQIAVSVVIPEIQNDRHDNLKIGGKIIKAFFDMKNNQGSKE from the coding sequence CAAACCGTAACAGCAAAGATGGATGCCACTCGCGGAACTATGTATGATACGAATGGAGATTTATTGGTCGGAAATGACGGCAAACCCGCCATTTATTTTATCCGTCATCCGGGGACCACACAGGACAAAACATTGAAGTTAGCTCAAAAATTACATGAGTATATTGATCCAAATCAGGAGATGATGGATAAAATCACCGAGCGTGATTTGAAGGACTATTATATTTTAAAACATCCGGAAGTAAAGAAAGAAAAGCTTACAACAAAAGAGTTTAACGGCGATAACGCTTATGATTTAATATTAAAGCGGGTTAAGATGAAGGCGGTGAAGCAGGCGATATCGCCGGAGGAAAAGCAACTCATTGCCATCAAGCGACAATTCGATGCGTCATCGAACTTAACACCTCACATTATTAAGAAAGGGTTAACAGATCAAGAACAGGCCTTAGTTGGCGCTCATTTAGATGAATTTAACGGCACCATTAAATTAAGTTTGGCGTCAAAAAGAAAATATCCGAATGGCAAAAAGTTCTTCTTTGGGAATGTCAATAAGATTCCAGAAGCGGAAATCGATGAGTATCTGGCAAAAGGCTATAACCGGAATGACTATATTGGTACGAGCTTTTTAGAAAGACAGTATGAAGATATTTTGCGAGGGGTGCCAACGAAGCTCGTCTACACAACCAAAGACAATGATCCCGTTGGCACACCGAAAAGAATTGAAGGCCGACGCGGTTATGATTTGCAACTGACGGTGAATTCCAAACTTCAAAAGAAAGTTGAGAAGATCGTAAAGCAGCAGTTACAAACAGCGAGGGCCCGTAGCGGTAATGACGAATTAAAAAGCGCGTATGCTGTTGCCATGAATCCAAATACTGGGGCCATATTATCAATGGCTGGCTGGCGTTATAATAAGGATGAACACAAGCTTGTCCCTCATTCCATCGGAACGACGACGAATGGCTTTGAACCCGGTTCAGCTATTAAAGGTGCGACTGTATCAGCTGGCTTCCAAGCCAATGCTTTACCGGGTGGAAGTTCCCATGCTTTTGTTGAGGACCAACCGATCAAAGTACCGGGGACCAATGATTTTTCATCGTATACATCGGGTATTGCTAGTATTAATACGATCGGTGCATTGGAACAATCCTCCAATATCTATATGGGATTGATCGCTGCGAATTTGGCTGGTTTTGATTATCACGATGCTGGCGGAGTTTATGATATGACTTTCCATACAGGGGAAAAATTTAAAGAAGCTTATAACATCATGAAGGATGTGTATGCACAATTTGGTTTAGGTGTTCAAACAGGGGTTGATGTACCCTCAGAAGGAACAGGTTATGACGGTGGTTTACCTACGGAAGCAGGTAGCTTGCTCTATTATGCCATTGGTCAGTACGATCAATATACACCCCTGCAACTAGCACAATACGTTTCGACCATTGCCAATGATGGTTATCGCATGGCACCGCATTTCTTAAAATCGGTGCATATGTCGAATGGTCAAGATGGTCAACTTGGAAAAACGTTATATTCCTATGAACCGCAATTAATGAATAAAATCAAGAATTCAGAAAGTGATATTAAGACGGTTCAAAAAGGCCTTTGGCAAGTCACGCATGGGAGTCATGGTACAGGGAACGACCTCGGCGCCTCAAAATATGCGAAATATAGAATTGCAGCTAAGACTGGAACAGCACAGGTCGGTCAGCCCGGTGATGGTTTATACAATTTAACACTAGCGGGTTATGCGCCATATAACGATCCGCAAATTGCTGTATCAGTTGTTATTCCGGAAATTCAAAATGACAGACATGATAATTTGAAAATCGGCGGTAAAATTATTAAAGCATTTTTTGATATGAAAAATAATCAAGGATCTAAAGAATAA
- a CDS encoding endolytic transglycosylase MltG, whose protein sequence is MTKETMRAFASGILVTSAVVGFFYFQVFAPFDQPDESKQALTESTVQQYLEEHGLEAVDADAYTKWQKNKGQDNKKENSDDKQKKTSDEQAQDNPSKDITKATIAVKQGMSTQDVIDELVKQKIIKSGDKFQDYLENHNLATGVQIGKYKLSSDMSMSEVADKITK, encoded by the coding sequence ATGACTAAGGAAACCATGCGTGCCTTTGCTTCTGGGATTCTAGTGACCAGTGCGGTTGTTGGGTTCTTCTACTTTCAAGTCTTTGCGCCGTTCGATCAACCAGATGAATCGAAACAAGCACTGACGGAATCAACCGTGCAACAATACTTAGAAGAACATGGACTAGAGGCCGTGGATGCCGATGCCTATACCAAATGGCAGAAAAATAAAGGACAAGATAATAAGAAAGAAAACAGCGATGACAAACAGAAAAAGACTTCGGATGAACAAGCTCAAGATAATCCGTCAAAAGATATAACGAAAGCGACTATTGCTGTCAAACAAGGCATGTCAACTCAAGATGTTATCGATGAACTTGTTAAGCAGAAGATCATAAAAAGCGGCGACAAATTCCAAGATTACTTAGAGAATCACAATCTGGCAACAGGTGTTCAAATTGGAAAATACAAGCTTTCCAGTGATATGTCGATGTCTGAAGTCGCCGATAAAATCACAAAATAA
- the rpmG gene encoding 50S ribosomal protein L33: MRVQVTLECTESGDRNYITSKNKKNDEGRIEMMKYSPRLKKHTLHRETKSK; the protein is encoded by the coding sequence ATGCGTGTCCAAGTAACACTTGAATGCACAGAATCAGGTGACCGTAATTATATCACGAGTAAAAATAAAAAGAACGATGAAGGACGCATTGAAATGATGAAATACAGTCCGCGTCTTAAAAAGCACACATTACACCGTGAAACGAAGTCAAAATAA
- a CDS encoding 5-formyltetrahydrofolate cyclo-ligase, protein MKTAYRNQGKTVLKNLTLSERQAACQQIYERLYRQPEWLQAQTVGITISREMEIDTTPIIRQLWQDGRTVAVPKCLPETKQLVFRALTDFDQLEVVYYDLEEPKPSITPIIHSDEMDLVLVPGLLFSKNGYRIGYGGGYYDRFLPAYEGASISLAFDSQVVESLPTDHYDQPVDKIVTPGHIW, encoded by the coding sequence ATGAAAACGGCCTATCGCAATCAAGGGAAAACGGTATTAAAAAATTTGACATTGTCAGAACGTCAAGCAGCCTGTCAGCAAATTTATGAGCGTTTATATCGGCAACCGGAATGGCTACAAGCACAAACTGTGGGTATCACGATTTCCCGGGAAATGGAAATTGATACAACGCCAATCATCCGTCAACTCTGGCAAGATGGGAGGACAGTTGCTGTGCCTAAATGTTTGCCTGAAACAAAACAGTTAGTGTTTCGGGCATTAACAGATTTCGATCAACTGGAAGTGGTCTATTATGATTTGGAAGAGCCCAAGCCGTCTATCACCCCCATTATTCACTCGGACGAAATGGATCTTGTTTTAGTTCCAGGTTTGCTTTTTTCTAAGAATGGCTATCGGATCGGATATGGCGGTGGCTACTATGATCGGTTCTTGCCCGCCTATGAGGGTGCCTCCATAAGTCTTGCCTTTGATTCTCAGGTGGTTGAATCTCTACCAACAGACCACTATGACCAGCCGGTTGATAAAATTGTGACGCCGGGACATATATGGTAA
- a CDS encoding DUF92 domain-containing protein yields the protein MVNSLAVVALLLAAWFSLKKQVLTRSAGVAMVIMGSVITFSLGIGALILMFLFFSTSSMLTGRSNRESSQTRSLIQVLANGGIPMLAAMGNWIVPHSVWFIIYIACIGAANSDTWASEWGKRSSKLPYHWQLGRRVTVGLSGAISLSGTIASLLGALFIVCCGVLILPIFPKPTFIWIILLTLTAWLGQWVDTWLGGFCQGRFRCSECGCLTDHDTHCHQPAVLVHGYGWMTNSMVNSLASFSSGIAGGGIYLWFLSMNWVPPF from the coding sequence ATGGTAAACAGTCTAGCTGTCGTCGCATTATTATTGGCTGCCTGGTTTAGCTTGAAAAAGCAAGTACTTACGCGTTCTGCAGGTGTAGCAATGGTGATCATGGGCAGCGTGATCACTTTTTCCTTGGGTATTGGCGCTCTCATATTAATGTTTTTGTTCTTTTCAACATCCAGCATGCTAACCGGTCGCAGTAACCGCGAATCCTCGCAGACACGATCTCTAATCCAAGTGTTGGCGAATGGCGGTATCCCGATGCTGGCAGCAATGGGCAACTGGATCGTTCCGCACTCAGTGTGGTTTATCATTTACATAGCCTGTATTGGAGCTGCTAATTCAGATACTTGGGCATCGGAATGGGGCAAACGTTCGTCAAAACTTCCCTATCATTGGCAATTAGGACGCCGGGTAACAGTGGGTTTGTCTGGTGCTATCAGTTTGTCAGGGACAATCGCTTCTCTGTTGGGCGCGCTATTCATCGTGTGTTGTGGCGTTTTGATACTGCCGATATTTCCTAAACCAACTTTTATTTGGATTATTTTACTCACGTTGACTGCTTGGTTGGGACAATGGGTGGATACATGGCTAGGCGGCTTTTGCCAAGGAAGGTTTCGGTGTTCTGAGTGTGGTTGTTTGACCGATCATGATACGCATTGTCATCAACCCGCTGTGCTTGTTCACGGGTATGGTTGGATGACGAACAGTATGGTAAATAGCTTAGCTTCTTTTTCATCAGGTATAGCAGGAGGAGGGATATATCTATGGTTTCTGTCGATGAACTGGGTGCCGCCATTTTAG
- the mobA gene encoding molybdenum cofactor guanylyltransferase: MVSVDELGAAILAGGASRRFGSHKSLALLHGKTMVESAVASVKPLTNNMVIVSHPDIHNNLEQMTGLPTMVDEERFQGHGPLAGIYSAFQRLNKEWLMVVPCDVPNLSESFLRWLLSCGEHEKSIDGIIPRSEGRLQPLIAVYHRNSVPVIEKLLNKGQRRMQDLIEQMRFRIVSADGHFPPETFVNVNDRQTLNEFVNSDG, translated from the coding sequence ATGGTTTCTGTCGATGAACTGGGTGCCGCCATTTTAGCAGGCGGGGCATCACGGCGTTTTGGTTCCCATAAATCACTTGCCCTTTTGCATGGAAAGACGATGGTAGAATCAGCTGTCGCCTCTGTCAAGCCATTGACCAACAACATGGTTATTGTCTCACATCCCGATATTCACAATAATTTAGAACAGATGACAGGTCTTCCGACAATGGTCGATGAAGAACGATTTCAAGGACACGGGCCATTAGCAGGCATCTATTCAGCTTTTCAACGTTTAAATAAGGAATGGTTAATGGTCGTTCCTTGTGATGTCCCGAATCTTAGTGAATCATTTTTACGATGGCTCTTGTCATGTGGAGAACATGAGAAGAGCATCGATGGGATCATACCGCGGAGTGAAGGACGTCTGCAGCCCTTAATAGCGGTCTATCATCGGAATTCTGTACCGGTGATTGAAAAGTTATTAAATAAAGGTCAGCGCCGGATGCAAGACCTAATTGAACAGATGAGGTTCAGGATTGTTTCCGCGGATGGTCATTTTCCACCCGAGACGTTTGTCAATGTGAATGATCGGCAAACTTTGAATGAATTCGTCAATTCGGATGGATAA